The proteins below come from a single Panicum hallii strain FIL2 chromosome 7, PHallii_v3.1, whole genome shotgun sequence genomic window:
- the LOC112898762 gene encoding coiled-coil domain-containing protein 124 — MPKKMGVNSKAEAARERRSAAEADRRDRQERAKEEQYWAEAEGPKSRAARRREEDAEKRAEAAARKAENRRLAEAEAAAAAASASAPSKAAARKASRVAAPPPKVTEAELARRREEERLRLECEAEAAKKRAARMAEEEEYERVVLVANTNRDDSIIEARSVEEAIARMSVVDPQAALPADKHPERRLKSSFKAFEEAELPKLKEEKPGLTLHQYKDMIWKLWKKSPDNPLNQAAE; from the exons ATGCCGAAGAAGATGGGCGTGAACTCCAAGGCGGAGGCGGCCCGCGAGCGGCGATCCGCCGCGGAGGCCGACCGCCGGGACCGCCAGGAGCGCGCCAAGGAGGAGCAGTACTGGGCGGAGGCCGAGGGCCCCAAgtcccgcgccgcgcgccgccgggaGGAGGACGCCGAGAAGCGCGCCGAGGCCGCGGCGCGCAAGGCCGAGAACCGCCGCCtcgccgaggccgaggccgccgccgccgctgcgtcCGCGTCGGCGCCGTCCAAGGCCGCCGCGCGCAAGGCGTCCCgcgtcgccgccccgccgcccaaGGTCACCGAGGCCGAGCTCGCGCGCCGCCGCGAGGAGGAGAGGCTCCGCCTCGAGTGCGAGGCCGAGGCCGCCAAGAAGCGCGCCGCGCGGATggccgaggaggaggagtacGAGCGCGTCGTCCTCGTCGCCAACACCAACAGGGACGACTCCATCATCGAGGCCAGGTCAGTCGAGGAGGCCATCGCGCGGATGTCCGTCGTCGATCCGCAGGCGGCCCTGCCCGCTGACAAGCATCCCGAGCGTCGCCTCAAGTCGTCCTTCAAG GCATTTGAAGAGGCAGAACTCCCCAAGCTGAAGGAAGAAAAGCCTGGCCTAACACTGCATCAATACAAAGACATGATATGGAAACTATGGAAGAAGTCTCCAGACAATCCTCTTAACCAG GCTGCTGAGTGA
- the LOC112900205 gene encoding mechanosensitive ion channel protein 6-like, which produces MDQQRKGSLRSYGSNASPRSKSGSFDFDHDQDKERGSQHNDGNRREVVVKIDAEPQSPVSLHAAGGASGHNSAVSTPRAGAAVSMLGSASGSSASTSPNVGGDTGRSGDSFSFKNRPPQSPGESSEDPPSRLIGSFLRKQAAAGGEVSIDPDFDVDEMRRPPRAPTSVSASRELRVSFQNPHKRFSPSTSSASSSSYDGVDNRNQSGTDADAAEVLRCTSTSTASLLARSKTRSRLMDPPPPSSAPAGEPDPRKSFVSKGLPPKSGQLRSGLIGKSGLIGKSGGFDDEDDDPFVDEGMTSDFKRDTMDCLLIMEWVSLVVIVAALICSITIPSLSRKKLSGLHLWKWELLVFVLICGRLVSGWVIRIAVFFVERNFLLRKKVLYFVYGVRRAVRNVLWLGIALVSWHLLFDKDAKREPRTLVLPYVTKVLCCLLVATVIRLVKTLLLKVLASSFHVSTYFDRIQEALFNQYVIETLSGPPLVDESRMMAEVQRLQSAGASIPSELEATAMPSKSAPAPKSGRLTTAASKRGTSKQLQRQKTERHLDDSIPIDQLHRLSQKNISAWSMKRLMKIVRYGALTTMDEQLKHAGEDELATEIHSEYEAKVAAKRIFQNVAKPGSKHIYLSDLMRFMRQEEALKAMDLFEGAQEQNRVSKRSLKNWVVNAFRERKALALTLNDTKTAVNKLHQMANVVVALIVLALWLLILGIATSKFFVLLSSQLLVAVFMFGNTLRTIFEAIVFLFVMHPFDVGDRCEVDGMQVVVEEMNIMTTIFLRYDNLKVYYPNSQLAQLPIMNYYRSPDMGDAVDFTVHVATPVEKLTLMKERLMHYLDNKKEHWYPGSMVVLRDVDDTNKLKVSIWCRHTINFHDMGMRFERRELLLQEMIKILRDLEIEYRMLPLDINVRNAPTIQSARMPSTWTFSY; this is translated from the exons ATGGATCAGCAGCGGAAGGGCAGTCTCAGGTCGTATGGGTCCAACGCCTCGCCCAGGTCCAAGTCGGGGTCCTTCGACTTCGACCACGACCAGGACAAGGAGCGCGGCAGCCAGCACAACGACGGCAATCGCCGGGAGGTCGTCGTCAAGATCGACGCCGAGCCGCAGTCGCCGGTCTCCCTCCATGCAGCCGGCGGCGCGTCCGGGCACAACTCCGCGGTCAGCACGCCGCGGGCCGGTGCCGCGGTCAGCATGCTCGGGTCCGCGTCGGGGTCGAGCGCGTCGACCTCGCCCAACGTCGGTGGCGACACGGGCCGCTCCGGCGACTCGTTCAGCTTCAAGAACCGCCCGCCGCAGTCGCCCGGGGAGTCCAGCGAAGACCCGCCCAGCCGCCTCATCGGCAGCTTCCTCCGGAAgcaagcggcggccggcggtgaggtgtCGATCGATCCCGACTTCGACGTGGATGAGATGAGgaggccgccgcgcgcgccgacgTCCGTCAGCGCCTCCAGGGAGCTGCGCGTCTCATTCCAAAACCCCCACAAACGGTTCTCCCCGTCGACGTCGTCGGCGTCATCCTCCTCCTACGACGGCGTCGACAACCGGAACCAGAGTGGCACAGACGCGGACGCCGCCGAGGTGCTACGCTGCACGTCGACGTCCACCGCCTCCCTGCTGGCGCGCAGCAAGACGCGCTCCCGGCTAATGGAtcccccgccgccgtcgagcgctCCCGCCGGCGAGCCGGATCCCCGCAAGTCGTTTGTCTCCAAGGGGCTGCCGCCCAAGTCCGGGCAGCTCCGGTCGGGTCTCATCGGCAAGTCGGGGCTCATTGGCAAGTCAGGCGGCTTcgacgacgaggacgacgacCCGTTCGTCGACGAGGGCATGACCTCAGACTTCAAGCGCGACACGATGGATTGCCTTCTCATCATGGAGTGGGTCAGCCTGGTGGTCATCGTGGCCGCGCTGATCTGCAGCATCACCATACCCAGCCTGTCCAGGAAGAAGCTCTCGGGGCTCCACCTCTGGAAATGGGAGCTCCTAGTGTTCGTACTCATCTGCGGCCGCCTCGTCTCCGGCTGGGTCATCCGCATCGCCGTCTTCTTCGTCGAGCGCAACTTCCTGCTGCGGAAGAAGGTGCTCTACTTCGTCTACGGCGTGCGCCGGGCCGTGCGGAACGTGCTCTGGCTGGGCATCGCGCTCGTGTCCTGGCACCTGCTCTTCGACAAGGACGCCAAGCGGGAGCCGCGCACGCTGGTGCTGCCCTACGTCACCAAGGTGCTGTGCTGCCTGCTCGTCGCCACCGTCATCCGCCTCGTGAAGACGCTGCTGCTCAAGGTGCTCGCATCCTCCTTCCACGTCTCCACCTACTTCGACAGGATCCAGGAGGCGCTCTTCAACCAGTACGTCATCGAGACCCTTTCCGGCCCGCCGCTGGTGGACGAGAGCCGCATGATGGCCGAGGTGCAGAGGCTCCAGAGCGCGGGGGCATCCATCCCCAGCGAGCTCGAAGCGACAGCCATGCCGAGCAAGTCCGCGCCCGCGCCCAAGAGCGGGCGCCTCACGACGGCCGCGTCCAAGCGAGGGACCAGCAAGCAGCTGCAGAGGCAGAAAACCGAGCGGCATCTGGACGATAGCATCCCGATCGACCAGCTTCACCGGCTCAGCCAGAAGAACATCTCCGCGTGGAGCATGAAGAGGCTCATGAAGATCGTCCGGTACGGGGCGCTGACAACGATGGACGAGCAGCTCAAGCATGCGGGCGAGGACGAGCTGGCCACGGAGATACACAGCGAGTATGAGGCAAAGGTTGCGGCCAAGAGGATCTTCCAGAACGTCGCCAAGCCTGGATCCAA GCACATATACCTGTCAGATCTGATGCGATTCATGAGGCAGGAGGAAGCTTTGAAAGCCATGGATCTTTTTGAAGGAGCGCAGGAGCAAAACAGGGTCAGCAAGAGGTCGCTCAAGAACTGGGTG GTAAACGCGTTCAGAGAGCGCAAGGCACTTGCCCTGACGCTCAACGACACGAAGACCGCGGTGAACAAGCTCCACCAGATGGCCAATGTCGTGGTCGCGTTGATCGTGCTTGCTCTCTGGCTTCTCATCCTAGGGATCGCAACGTCAAAGTTCTTCGTCCTGCTCAGCTCGCAGCTCCTCGTGGCCGTCTTCATGTTCGGGAACACTCTCAGGACCATCTTCGAGGCGATCGTGTTCCTGTTCGTGATGCACCCTTTCGATGTCGGCGATCGGTGCGAGGTTGATGGAATGCAG GTGGTTGTGGAGGAGATGAACATCATGACGACGATCTTCCTCCGATACGACAATCTCAAGGTGTACTATCCAAACAGTCAGCTGGCCCAGTTACCGATCATGAATTACTACAGGAGCCCTGACATGGGAGACGCCGTCGACTTCACTGTTCATGTCGCAACACCAGTGGAGAAACTGACCCTCATGAAGGAGAGACTAATGCA TTACCTTGACAACAAGAAGGAGCATTGGTACCCCGGCTCGATGGTCGTCCTGCGCGACGTGGACGACACCAACAAGCTGAAGGTCTCCATCTGGTGCCGCCACACGATCAACTTCCACGACATGGGGATGAGGTTCGAGCGGAGAGAGCTCCTGCTGCAGGAGATGATCAAGATACTGAGGGACCTCGAGATCGAGTACCGGATGCTGCCGCTCGACATCAACGTCCGGAACGCGCCCACCATCCAGTCCGCGAGGATGCCGTCGACATGGACGTTTAGCTATTGA
- the LOC112901602 gene encoding prolyl endopeptidase-like, with amino-acid sequence MGSLAAADEPLPPLKYPQPRRDDGIVDDYHGVLVPDPYRWMEELDSEEVKEFVDAQSAVSDAVLSTCDHRGRLRGQLTALFDHPRFRAPFRRGGSYFYFHNPGLRPHSALYVQHGLGGDPRVLLDPTAFSEDGTASLGAVGVSDGGDHLAYGTSASGSDWVTIRVMRVRDGEHLPDTLSWVKFSRIAWTRDGLGFFYSRFPAPRDGEALDSGIKTDINLNHEVYYHFLGTDQSQDVLCWRDPDHPKYIYIPEVTEDGKYVILSVSETSDPVNKLYYCDLSALAHGLEGLKGTHGMLPFVKLVDRFEAHYGLIANDGTEFTFLTNKDAPRYKLSRVDVDEPGSWTDVLPEDEKAVLESACAVHGDKLLVNYLSDVKYVLQMRSLVTGELLHDIPIDIGTVNGISGRRVDSEVFIEFASFLTPGIIYRCDVSTEVPEMNVYREISVPGFDRNEFEAKQVFYPSKDGTKIPMFIVSKKNLNLNGSHPALLFGYGGFGMSVTPQFSVARVVLMRNLGFVACVANIRGGGEYGEGWHRAGSLANKKNCFDDFAAAGEFLVSAGYTNPTRLCIEGGSNGGLLVAACLNQRPDLFGCALAHVGVMDMLRFHKFTIGRAWTCDFGCSENEEEFHWLIKYSPLHNVRRPWEEADDPRRGGQYPPTMLLTADHDDRVVPSHTLKFLATMQHVLRAGEEGSPQTNPIIARIERKSGHGCGRSTQKIIDEAADRYAFAAKVMGVSWID; translated from the exons ATGGGGTCCCTGGCCGCCGCTGACGAGCCGCTGCCGCCTCTCAAGTACCCTCAGCCCCGCCGCGACGACGGCATTGTCGACGACTACCATGGCGTCCTCGTGCCGGACCCCTACAGATG GATGGAGGAGCTGGACTCGGAGGAGGTGAAGGAGTTCGTGGACGCGCAGtccgccgtgtccgacgccgTGCTGTCCACCTGCGACCACCGCGGGCGCCTGCGCGGGCAGCTCACCGCGCTCTTCGACCACCCGCGCTTCCGCGCGCCCTTCAGGCGCGGCGGCAGCTACTTCTACTTCCACAACCCGGGGCTCCGGCCGCACAGCGCCCTCTACGTGCAGCACGGGCTGGGCGGCGACCCCCGCGTGCTGCTGGACCCCACCGCCTTCAGCGAGGACGGCACGGCGTCGCTCGGCGCGGTCGGCGTGAGCGACGGCGGCGACCACCTGGCCTACGGCACCAGCGCCAGCGGCAGCGACTGGGTCACCATCAGGGTCATGCGCGTGCGCGACGGGGAGCACCTGCCCGACACGCTGTCCTGG GTGAAATTCTCGCGCATCGCGTGGACTCGAGACGGGCTGGGGTTCTTCTACTCTCGTTTTCCGGCTCCAAG GGATGGTGAAGCACTGGATTCTGGGATCAAGACTGACATCAACCTCAACCACGAAGTCTACTACCATTTCCTTGGGACAGACCAGTCTCAGGACGTGTTGTGCTGGAGAGACCCTGACCATCCCAAGTACATCTACATCCCTGAAGTCACAGAAGACGGCAAG TATGTGATCCTTTCGGTTTCAGAAACTTCAGACCCGGTGAACAAGCTGTACTACTGCGATCTCTCAGCCCTTGCCCACGGTCTGGAAGGCCTGAAGGGCACCCACGGCATGCTGCCTTTCGTTAAGCTCGTGGACAGGTTCGAGGCGCACTACGGCCTCATCGCTAACGACGGCACCGAGTTCACATTCCTCACTAACAAGGACGCTCCGAGGTACAAGCTGTCGAGGGTCGACGTCGACGAGCCCGGATCGTGGACAGACGTCCTTCCTGAGGACGAGAAGGCTGTCCTGGAATCGGCCTGCGCCGTCCATGGCGACAAGCTCCTGGTGAACTACCTGTCGGATGTCAAGTACGTCCTGCAGATGAGGAGCTTGGTTACTGGTGAGCTGCTTCACGACATACCCATTGACATCGGCACCGTCAACGGGATCTCCGGCCGACGAGTGGATTCTGAAGTGTTCATCGAGTTCGCGAGCTTCCTTACCCCGGGAATCATCTATAGGTGCGACGTCAGCACTGAGGTCCCGGAGATGAATGTGTACAGAGAGATTTCTGTTCCTGGCTTTGATCGCAACGAGTTCGAAGCAAAGCAG GTGTTCTATCCAAGCAAGGACGGAACCAAGATCCCGATGTTCATCGTCTCCAAGAAGAACCTGAATCTGAACGGATCGCACCCGGCGCTGCTGTTCGGCTACGGCGGCTTCGGCATGAGCGTGACGCCGCAGTTCAGCGTCGCCCGCGTGGTCCTCATGCGGAACCTGGGGTTCGTGGCGTGCGTCGCCAACATCCGGGGCGGCGGGGAGTACGGCGAGGGCTGGCACCGGGCCGGGTCGCTCGCGAACAAGAAGAACTGCTTCGACGatttcgccgccgccggcgagttCCTCGTCTCCGCGGGGTACACCAACCCGACGAGGCTGTGCATCGAGGGCGGCAGCAACGGGGGGCTCCTGGTGGCCGCCTGCTTGAACCAG CGGCCTGATCTGTTCGGGTGTGCCCTGGCGCACGTGGGGGTGATGGACATGCTTCGGTTCCACAAGTTCACCATAG GCCGTGCGTGGACTTGTGACTTTGGGTGTTCGGAGAACGAGGAAGAATTCCACTGGCTTATCAA GTACTCTCCCCTCCACAacgtgcggcggccgtgggagGAGGCCGACGacccccgccgcggcggccagTACCCTCCGACCATGCTGCTGACGGCGGACCATGACGACCGCGTCGTGCCGTCGCACACCCTCAAGTTCCTCGCG ACGATGCAGCATGTCCTGCGCGCGGGCGAGGAGGGCAGCCCGCAGACGAATCCCATCATCGCCCGGATCGAGCGCAAGAGCGGCCACGGCTGCGGGCGCTCCACGCAGAAGATC ATCGACGAGGCGGCGGATCGGTACGCGTTCGCGGCGAAGGTGATGGGAGTGTCCTGGATCGACTGA